One stretch of Candidatus Cloacimonadota bacterium DNA includes these proteins:
- a CDS encoding PspC domain-containing protein: MNVKKKLYRDLKSKKIAGVCSGLAEYFDIDVTLVRVIWVLLTLLGGAGVLSYLVAIIIIPKKPNGAVEGAIVEKDKEKARLHLSKSDKFIFGVCGGLAEYFNIDSSLVRILFVVMLCSVGFGILLYLVLAIVIPKEKG; the protein is encoded by the coding sequence ATGAATGTTAAAAAGAAATTATATCGTGATTTGAAAAGTAAGAAGATCGCTGGAGTATGTAGTGGATTAGCAGAATATTTTGATATTGATGTTACATTGGTGAGAGTTATCTGGGTTTTGTTGACTTTATTAGGTGGCGCAGGTGTGCTTTCTTATTTAGTAGCTATTATAATTATTCCTAAAAAACCGAATGGGGCTGTTGAAGGTGCGATAGTAGAGAAGGATAAAGAAAAAGCAAGGCTACATCTTAGCAAGAGTGATAAATTTATTTTTGGCGTGTGCGGTGGATTAGCTGAATATTTTAATATAGATTCCAGTTTAGTGAGGATTCTTTTTGTAGTCATGCTGTGCTCTGTTGGTTTTGGGATTTTGCTCTATTTGGTTTTGGCGATTGTTATACCAAAAGAGAAAGGTTAA